The genomic segment CTCACAGTTGGCCACCTccttgcctgccaccacagcgGAGGAGCCCAGGCCACTGGACAACGCCCTCTGCATGGGCACAGATGGCTCGGAGATGCTGGCTGAGATCCTGGAGCTGCACTAGATCAAGGTGGACACCATCCTGGTGAAGACTATTGAGACCACGATGGCGGGTGAGGAGGAGGACAATGACAATGAAGATAGTGGCAGGGGTGGCCATAGGCAGgccagccaccaccaccaccaccaccaccaccaccaccaccatccacccCCACACCATTTGGCCAGGATCTGCTGTAGCCATTCCTCACGACAACCTCACCCAGGTGCACCACGACCAGGATGTGATCCTGGTGCAGGCATGCCAGGAGGTGGTGGGTGGTAACGAATTGGATGGGGAACCAGATACTCATCCTGGTGCCAGAGCTGGCCAGCGGCGACCACCACCACTACCTCGAGCAGGCCCTGGTCACCATGGTGGAGGCTGGCAAGGGTGGATGTGGCACCATCTTGGGCAACAAGAAGTGAGGACAGAAGTGAGTGCAAATCAGGAACCTGGAGGGTGAGTTCTCTGTCACCATGTGGTACtcagatgaaaacaaaaagatattaACCATAAAATAGTGGTTGAGAAACAGTTCACTGGAGAGAACTCACCTTCTGATTATTCAGAGTATATGAC from the Macaca nemestrina isolate mMacNem1 chromosome 11, mMacNem.hap1, whole genome shotgun sequence genome contains:
- the LOC112428596 gene encoding uncharacterized protein — its product is MTMKIVAGVAIGRPATTTTTTTTTTTIHPHTIWPGSAVAIPHDNLTQVHHDQDVILVQACQEVVGGNELDGEPDTHPGARAGQRRPPPLPRAGPGHHGGGWQGWMWHHLGQQEVRTEVSANQEPGG